Genomic segment of uncultured Desulfobacter sp.:
GCCGAAGAGACCCATCTGGATTACGCATCTTATTTAAGAATTGTCGGGCTGGATGTGGCGGACATCAACGGCAACGGGTATCCGGAAATTTTTGTCACCGCCATGACTGTGAACAGAGAAACCCTTTCTTCCTTTGTGGTGGAATACAATGGGTCCGCCTATACCACAGTCCAGGACGGGATGTCTTATTATTTCCGTGTGATTGATTCCCTGGATGGCAATCCCGTGCTCTACGCCCAGGAAAAAGGCCGGGGGCCATATGATGGCAAAATTTACATCATGACCCCGGCCAATGACACCTACCAGGAGGAAAAAGCGATCCGTATGCCCAAAGGAACCTCTGTGCTTTCCCTGAACAGGGGACCGGTCCGGGAGGACAACGGCATTGAGTTTGTAAGCATTAACAAGCATCATCGGCTCGTACTCATCAATGATGCGGGGTCAAATGACTGGGAAAGTACGGAAAAATACGGAAAAAACAATAACTATTGGTTTACCGGTGCAGTGGGGGGGGATGCCACTTACCAGGAGCGGGAGTACTTGAATCCCAGAATTAAATTTCATCCCGTGGGAGAGGATCAGAAAGAGAAAGTTTTCCTGATTACGAATAATGAGCTTGGCGGCGGTGCCTTCGGTCGGATTAAACGGTTCAAAGATGGACGTGTTGAAATCATGTCCTGGAATGGTATTGCCCTTGCGCCGGTATTTCAGACCGTTCCCCTGCAGGGCTGGGTATCTGATTTTGATATTGCCGATATAGATAATGACGGGGTGGATGAACTGGTAATTTCCGTTGTGACCCGGTCAAAAGTAGCCATTCTGGCCAAAGATCAAACCTCGAACATTATTTCCTATAAATTGAAATAAACTGCGAAATTTAAAAAAACATTGACAATCTTGTTAAAATAGCATTAAAAGAAGAGCTAATTGGGCATCCTGTTTTTAAAAGGAAGGCGGGATGCCTGCGTTCAGGCAGTTATAAATCCTAAAAGGAGAAAAAGATGAAAAAAATTATTGTGGCTGTTACAGCCCTCGTTCTGATGGCCGGTTCTGCTTATGCAGCAGATTGGAATTTCTACGGAAAAGCCTTCCTTTGGACAGGTTGGTCCGATACAGATGTTATCAACGGTGCTGACGGCGATACCCAGTATGGCGAGAACCTTTATAATAATGCAAGAATTGGCGCTAATATCACAGTTTCCGATGAATTGTCCGCACGTTTTGAGTATGGTACTGATGGTGGTGCCAATATTCGTCATCTTTATGGCGTTTGGAATTTTGGCTCCGGTACTCTGACAATCGGGCAGACCGATACTCCTCTTAATATTGATTATTCTGGTCAGAAGGTTCCAACCAACATGGCGAACAACGCTTTTGCGGACGACAACACTGCTGACCTCGCAATGGGTGGATTCGGCAATTTGGACAACAGCCGTAATCCTGAGATCATGCTGACCTTTGGCGGATTCTCCATTGCTTTCATTGATACTGATGAAAGCTATGCTGATTCTGATACTCTTGGTTACGCCACCCAGTCTTTAATCCCCATGATCGCAAT
This window contains:
- a CDS encoding FG-GAP-like repeat-containing protein; the encoded protein is MQTFFACKTAIAVLAFFVVGAATGTGLCGDAKTVAVIPFEMNSSQDLGFLQNGLFSMLSSRLSDAGKVDVLDRETVDKALAKAKDDGIVTGSLNEGSARNLGAAMGVDYILFGSLTHFGESLSLDASMVDVTGQKKTLAFFEQSNAMGDVIPLVNSFAGDINMTVFNRNIDNKLYARPQEPNPTLGGLQYAGAPNLYGGGMTAMQASQGFTTHAKVKEVIRAMATGDLNKDGRIQVVTATDSSLHISHLEGTMLAEETHLDYASYLRIVGLDVADINGNGYPEIFVTAMTVNRETLSSFVVEYNGSAYTTVQDGMSYYFRVIDSLDGNPVLYAQEKGRGPYDGKIYIMTPANDTYQEEKAIRMPKGTSVLSLNRGPVREDNGIEFVSINKHHRLVLINDAGSNDWESTEKYGKNNNYWFTGAVGGDATYQEREYLNPRIKFHPVGEDQKEKVFLITNNELGGGAFGRIKRFKDGRVEIMSWNGIALAPVFQTVPLQGWVSDFDIADIDNDGVDELVISVVTRSKVAILAKDQTSNIISYKLK